Proteins encoded by one window of Tunturibacter psychrotolerans:
- a CDS encoding alpha/beta fold hydrolase codes for MAYNARGWGKSDKTLAGYKLADLADEALSLVKALGIKQYVRVGHSMGGKVA; via the coding sequence GTGGCCTATAACGCGCGTGGCTGGGGGAAGTCCGACAAGACCTTAGCTGGCTACAAACTGGCAGATCTTGCGGACGAAGCTCTCTCACTCGTCAAAGCGCTGGGAATCAAACAATATGTCCGGGTTGGACATTCGATGGGAGGCAAGGTCGCGTAG